A single window of Eucalyptus grandis isolate ANBG69807.140 chromosome 1, ASM1654582v1, whole genome shotgun sequence DNA harbors:
- the LOC120291522 gene encoding receptor-like protein EIX1 — MLKITPEYKFPFRHISFTANELNSSLLNLRYLSYLELSKIHFKKANILNDIGSMKQLRYLNLSDSFGFATFPSEWGNLTQLEVLDLHSYFHVGVVDDLQWVSHLQALKYLDMSGLNFTKYGNPMRVINILPSLSHLSLSNCGLYDFHLPTHLDLQYLDLSENFFQGPIPSTIFQNMTSLRHLDLSSNSFQGPISSTIFQNTASLQHLDLSWNMFRGSIPSTMCQNMTSLRHLALSRCFIKGPIPCAIFQNMTSLWHLDLSMNFFEGPIPSAIFQNITSLRHLDLSWNHFNSSVPRWFDNLRSLVDLDLGWNLLQSIEGGLFSFLRNKPSLESLSLHDNELHDELFLVEGNSSGLIGKNLERLDVSDNFLRGALPDWLVHLKNLTWLDLSSNQLHGTIPSSYGWLCLEQLSLSYNQLTGNIPKALGRLQVLRSLDLSNNLLNGTIPQSLGQLQDLDWLDLSGNSLRGTISEIHFANLSKLEYLDIGNNSLTFKVDSDWIPPFDLSYIVMMSCDFRKEFPQWIKTQVNAKNIVLSNSSIIGALPDWLGLMSFYSLDLSYNQINGSLPKFHPKLFYLDLSHNLISEPIPQDIARAMPHISSLKLNDNLLSGPIPTSLCEMEFLDELHLERNELVGKIPDCWKANILSLVDLSSNKLSGVIPSSLVNQTQLLSIYLSNNSLQGEIPVTMNYCRNLLVLDLGENKISGSVPHWFGTSFQFLNILRLRENMFNGSIPSQLCSLPALRMLDLVVNNLTGRIPNCLGHMTGMKLPKNVDEGNALSPTYEAEPSVNDSMPAALDPSIWYILHVEQVVKGIDLDYTTLALRLMVNLDLSSNELIGRIPEELTLLSKLRGLNLSRNFLSEGIPTMIGHMKWLESLDLSNNHLSGTIPQSFSAFKSLSKLNLSHNNFTGPIPKGNQIQTLDDPSIYADNPLLCGDHLQKKCPSVEAPRVSEEDPDEEGKLEKVMFYIVIMLGFATGFWGVIGVLVYKKNWRRVYFNYVDRKTDMVYVIIVVKAVELRRRLRRA; from the coding sequence ATGCTCAAGATCACGCCAGAATACAAATTCCCATTTCGCCATATTTCTTTCACAGCCAATGAATTGAACTCTTCTTTGCTGAATTTGAGATACTTGAGCTACCTGGAGTTGAGCAAGATCCATTTCAAAAAGGCGAACATACTCAATGATATCGGCTCGATGAAGCAATTGAGGTACCTTAATTTATCCGACTCTTTTGGTTTTGCAACTTTTCCTAGTGAATGGGGAAATCTCACTCAGTTGGAAGTCCTCGATCTCCATAGTTATTTTCACGTGGGTGTTGTTGATGACCTTCAATGGGTTTCCCATCTTCAAGCATTAAAGTACCTTGACATGAGCGGCCTGAATTTTACTAAATATGGAAACCCCATGCGGGTGATCAATATACTCCCATCCTTATCTCATTTAAGCCTATCAAATTGCGGGCTTTATGACTTTCACTTGCCTACTCATCTTGATCTTCAGTACCTCGATCTTTCAGAGAATTTTTTCCAAGGTCCCATCCCAAGCACCATATTCCAAAACATGACTTCTCTTCGGCACCTTGATCTTTCATCGAATTCTTTCCAAGGTCCCATCTCAAGCACTATATTCCAAAACACGGCTTCTCTCCAACACCTTGATCTTTCATGGAATATGTTTAGAGGTTCCATTCCCAGCACTATGTGTCAAAACATGACTTCTCTGCGGCACCTAGCTCTTTCAAGGTGTTTTATCAAAGGTCCCATCCCGTGCGCTATATTTCAAAACATGACTTctctttggcatcttgatctTTCAATGAACTTTTTCGAAGGTCCTATCCCGAGCGCTATATTTCAAAACATAACTTCTCTTCGGcatctcgatctttcatggAATCATTTCAACTCTTCAGTACCAAGGTGGTTCGATAACTTGAGAAGTCTTGTCGATCTCGATCTTGGATGGAATCTTTTGCAAAGCATTGAAGGAGGGTTGTTCTCTTTCTTAAGGAACAAACCATCCCTCGAGTCACTATCATTGCATGATAACGAACTTCATGATGAGTTATTTTTAGTTGAGGGAAATTCTTCGGGGCTTATCGGGAAAAACTTGGAGCGATTGGATGTAAGTGATAATTTTCTCCGAGGAGCTTTGCCAGATTGGCTAGTGCACTTGAAAAACTTGACATGGCTTGACCTATCATCTAATCAATTACATGGAACCATCCCGTCATCATACGGTTGGTTATGCTTGGAACAACTTTCTCTTTCTTATAATCAATTGACAGGGAATATTCCAAAGGCATTAGGAAGATTGCAAGTCTTACGGTCTTTAGATCTCAGTAACAATCTTCTAAATGGCACCATTCCACAAAGTCTCGGGCAACTTCAAGATCTTGACTGGTTAGATCTTTCAGGAAATTCCTTGagaggaacaatttctgaaatccACTTCGCCAACCTCTCGAAGCTAGAGTACTTAGATATCGGCAACAACTCTTTAACTTTCAAGGTGGATTCCGATTGGATACCGCCCTTCGATCTGTCTTACATAGTGATGATGTCTTGCGATTTCAGAAAGGAATTTCCGCAATGGATAAAAACGCAAGTCAATGCAAAAAATATAGTGTTGTCCAACTCATCCATCATAGGAGCTCTCCCTGATTGGCTAGGTCTCATGTCATTCTACTCCCTGGATCTCTCTTACAACCAAATAAATGGATCTCTGCCGAAATTTCATCCTAAATTGTTCTACTTAGATCTCTCTCACAACTTAATCTCAGAACCTATTCCGCAAGATATTGCCCGAGCGATGCCTCATATAAGTTCCTTGAAACTGAATGATAACCTCTTAAGTGGTCCAATACCAACCTCATTATGCGAGATGGAATTTTTGGATGAGTTGCATCTTGAAAGGAATGAATTAGTTGGCAAAATACCTGATTGTTGGAAGGCGAACATTTTGAGTCTCGTTGATCTATCGTCCAACAAGTTGTCTGGAGTCATACCGAGTTCTTTGGTAAATCAAACTCAGCTTCTATCAATATACTTGAGCAACAACAGTCTCCAGGGAGAAATTCCCGTGACTATGAACTATTGCAGGAACTTGCTAGTTTTGGATCTTGGTGAGAACAAAATCTCTGGAAGTGTTCCACATTGGTTTGGAACAAGCTTTCAGTTTCTAAATATTCTAAGACTACGAGAAAACATGTTCAATGGCAGTATTCCTTCACAACTATGCTCACTCCCCGCATTGCGAATGTTGGACCTAGTAGTGAATAATCTAACGGGAAGGATTCCAAATTGTCTTGGCCATATGACAGGTATGAAACTACCCAAAAACGTAGATGAAGGCAATGCGCTTTCCCCTACTTATGAGGCTGAACCTTCCGTGAATGACTCGATGCCTGCTGCCCTCGATCCATCAATTTGGTATATATTGCATGTGGAGCAGGTCGTGAAGGGGATAGACCTTGACTACACAACACTCGCTCTACGACTTATGGTCAATTTGGATCTCTCAAGCAACGAATTGATTGGGCGAATCCCTGAAGAGCTTACCTTGCTCTCCAAATTACGAGGCTTGAACTTATCTCGCAACTTTCTTTCTGAAGGCATCCCAACTATGATTGGACACATGAAATGGCTCGAGTCACTTGATCTTTCAAATAATCACCTTTCAGGAACAATCCCACAAAGCTTTTCTGCGTTTAAATCATTGAGCAAATTGAACTTGTCTCACAACAACTTTACGGGGCCAATTCCCAAAGGAAATCAAATCCAAACCCTTGATGATCCTTCCATTTATGCAGACAACCCTCTACTTTGTGGCGATCATCTACAAAAGAAATGCCCCAGTGTTGAGGCCCCTCGAGTGTCAGAAGAAGATCCCGATGAAGAAGGTAAGCTTGAAAAGGTGATGTTCTACATAGTCATAATGCTTGGGTTTGCAACTGGGTTTTGGGGAGTTATTGGAGTTTTGGTGTATAAGAAGAATTGGAGACGCGTCTACTTCAACTATGTGGATCGTAAAACAGACATGGTCTACGTGATTATTGTAGTGAAGGCAGTTGAGTTGAGGAGGAGATTGAGAAGAGCATAA